The Malus domestica chromosome 10, GDT2T_hap1 genome contains a region encoding:
- the LOC103445150 gene encoding protein SMALL AUXIN UP-REGULATED RNA 12 has product MGIRKPNKLAQTAVLKQILKRCSSLGKKHGYDEDGLPIDVPKGHFPVYVGENRTRYIVPISFLTHPQFQCLLRQAEEEFGFDHDMGLTIPCEEEVFRSLTSMLK; this is encoded by the coding sequence atgggCATCAGAAAACCAAACAAACTGGCTCAAACCGCAGTGCTCAAGCAAATCCTGAAAAGATGCTCGAGCTTGGGAAAGAAACATGGCTACGACGAAGATGGTCTTCCCATTGATGTCCCAAAAGGCCATTTCCCAGTTTACGTTGGCGAGAACAGAACAAGGTACATTGTTCCCATCTCGTTCTTGACACATCCTCAGTTCCAATGCCTCCTCCGCCAAGCCGAAGAGGAATTTGGCTTCGATCACGACATGGGCCTCACCATCCCCTGCGAAGAAGAAGTTTTTCGATCCCTAACGTCGATGCTCAAATGA